TAATCTTAAAGCAATTAAAAAGTATTTTCAAGCTGTGCACTATTTTACCAAAAAAGTTTTATTACGTGTAACTTCTTTTTACAAAAAAAGAATAAATAGAGATACTATATGTATATAGGAAATAAAAAATTCTAATATCATAATTAAAAAAGAGGGGAATTTAATGTCTAAAACAACTAAGCTTTCATCAGATCAACTAAAATTTGCGATTAATCAACTACAAACGTATTTCTTACAAGAAAGAGACGAAGAATTAAGTGAATTAAGTTTAATGTTGCTAGTAGACTTTATATCACAAAAACTTGGACCTATGTTTTATAATAAGGGAGTTGAAGACTCACAAAGATTTATGTCCGAACGAGTTGAAGATCTTTATGCTTTATTATTAAAAGAACGGATTGAAGATTAAGTTGTTTTAGTTAACTTCTTTGCTTTTAGTTTTTAATGACCTTAGCACACACTTTATTAATCGTACATACTCAATTTTAGACTATTCAATATTTATATAGTTGTTCAACTTATTCTTATAATATTAAAACAAATAAATGTTTTCATGCAGACTCTACCATTATTTACGAAAAGGTATAATTTCATTAATCAAATTTATTAAATAAATAAGAAAAGAACCTTTTATATAATGAAGGTTCTTTTCATGCTGTTGAAAAACATCCTCGTCAATTAACTTACCAAATTTCTTAAAGGGAAGTAGAGTAATGTTAAAACATTTTATCATTTAAAATCGTTAGCAAATATAAATAATGAATTTTAACATCAATAATAGTCCACTATATAGTTTTAAATCGTTTTATATTTCAACACTCTGTAGAAAAAAGGCTTTGATCAATTAAATAAATTTACTTCCTTAACTAGTTCAAAAGCAATTAATTCATCTTGCGTTCGTATCTATTTTCAAATACGAAATTAAAACATAAGAAAAACGAATTTATTATTGATAAACCTGTACAGGTATAAAGACTTCAGGCATGCCTGCTGCGTATGCGGCTACTTCATATTCTTTAAAGATTAATTTAATTCCTGCGTGGTCAAATGCCCATAATCGATTTTTGTCACTTAAGTCAATTTCGTTA
This genomic interval from Gottfriedia acidiceleris contains the following:
- a CDS encoding DUF2164 family protein yields the protein MSKTTKLSSDQLKFAINQLQTYFLQERDEELSELSLMLLVDFISQKLGPMFYNKGVEDSQRFMSERVEDLYALLLKERIED